The proteins below come from a single uncultured delta proteobacterium genomic window:
- a CDS encoding Citrate/H+ symporter, CitMHS family: MTESILALAGFIMVGVIVWGLIQSKITPVPVFVLVSVVVGMLVILPDYTLLFKSIDSGVRTTMPVAVLFIFSIIYFSLMSDVGLFDPFVNALVKKAGTNVVLITVATSLIAIIAHLDGALASTLLITIPAMLPIYKRLNIRPLVLLVIIGAAMSIMNLLPWGGPVARTAVITKMDITLLWHSLIPLQIVGCFLVVAFAAFMGVVEKKRGAGLVKGVDGTVAMPAEEVDPKKEALKRPKLIWFNALITLAVILLLCFTKIPLYFAFMAGLAIALVVNFPNPKDQSARIKAYAPEALAMSSILLAAGVFLGVLTAKVLPLPGVMDAAGKPVVLDMIGAMARMIISIIPNFMGPYLHIILGFFSIPIGMVLGTDSFFFGFVPLAMEAGKNFGVDPVNMAKTLLIGKNYGVLVTPHAATTYLAIGLAGVELKDHLKFCTFWLWILGVLSMVIALIMGIIHL; the protein is encoded by the coding sequence ATGACCGAGAGTATTTTGGCGCTAGCCGGCTTCATTATGGTCGGTGTCATCGTGTGGGGGTTAATCCAGTCCAAAATTACCCCTGTCCCTGTTTTCGTCCTTGTTTCCGTTGTCGTCGGCATGTTGGTAATCCTGCCCGACTACACCCTTTTGTTTAAATCAATTGATTCCGGCGTCAGAACCACGATGCCCGTCGCCGTGCTGTTCATCTTCTCCATTATTTATTTCAGTCTGATGAGCGACGTGGGCTTGTTCGATCCCTTTGTGAACGCCCTGGTCAAAAAGGCAGGCACCAACGTTGTGCTCATCACGGTGGCGACCTCGCTGATCGCCATCATCGCCCACCTGGACGGCGCCCTGGCGTCAACCCTGCTCATCACCATTCCGGCCATGCTGCCCATTTACAAACGCCTCAACATACGGCCCCTGGTGCTGCTCGTCATCATCGGCGCGGCCATGAGCATCATGAACCTTCTGCCCTGGGGCGGCCCCGTGGCGAGAACGGCCGTCATCACCAAGATGGACATCACCTTGCTGTGGCATTCCCTTATCCCGCTGCAGATCGTGGGCTGCTTTCTGGTGGTGGCTTTCGCCGCCTTCATGGGCGTGGTTGAGAAAAAGCGCGGCGCCGGCCTTGTAAAGGGCGTCGACGGCACCGTGGCCATGCCGGCGGAAGAAGTGGACCCCAAGAAAGAAGCCCTGAAGCGTCCCAAGCTTATCTGGTTTAACGCCCTGATAACCCTCGCCGTCATTTTGCTGCTCTGCTTCACCAAGATTCCCCTGTATTTCGCCTTCATGGCGGGCCTGGCCATCGCCCTGGTGGTCAACTTCCCCAACCCCAAGGATCAGAGCGCGCGCATCAAGGCCTACGCGCCTGAAGCCCTGGCCATGTCCTCCATTCTGCTGGCCGCGGGCGTGTTCCTCGGCGTGCTGACCGCCAAGGTGCTGCCCCTGCCGGGCGTCATGGACGCCGCCGGCAAGCCCGTGGTCCTCGACATGATCGGCGCCATGGCGCGGATGATCATCTCCATCATTCCCAACTTCATGGGGCCCTACCTGCACATTATTCTGGGCTTCTTCTCCATTCCCATCGGCATGGTGCTGGGCACCGACTCCTTCTTCTTCGGCTTCGTGCCGCTGGCCATGGAAGCCGGAAAGAACTTCGGCGTCGATCCGGTCAACATGGCCAAGACGCTGCTTATCGGCAAGAACTACGGCGTGCTGGTCACCCCGCACGCGGCCACGACCTACCTGGCCATCGGTCTCGCGGGCGTGGAACTGAAGGATCATTTGAAGTTCTGCACCTTCTGGCTGTGGATACTCGGGGTGCTCTCCATGGTTATCGCCCTGATTATGGGCATCATCCATCTGTAA
- a CDS encoding hypothetical protein (Evidence 5 : No homology to any previously reported sequences), with translation MFFSKSIRDQADFRADDTEAPEMQDRKPGTAQRIQDGRGEKERRPLLIYNGLINGQCRKKRRRATVPVLCGFPLVPHQQ, from the coding sequence GTGTTTTTCTCTAAAAGCATTCGGGATCAAGCCGACTTTCGCGCCGATGACACGGAAGCGCCGGAGATGCAGGACCGCAAGCCGGGCACTGCACAGCGTATACAAGATGGAAGGGGAGAAAAAGAACGGCGGCCGTTATTAATTTATAACGGCCTTATTAACGGGCAATGCCGGAAGAAGCGGCGCCGAGCAACAGTGCCTGTTTTGTGCGGTTTCCCTCTTGTACCGCACCAGCAGTGA
- the citG gene encoding putative 2-(5''-triphosphoribosyl)-3'-dephosphocoenzyme-A synthase (Evidence 3 : Function proposed based on presence of conserved amino acid motif, structural feature or limited homology): MAAITLEELLAAKEARALRRERMRAEYPGTGVSLSVNIPGAEKDSPRIRALFGHALERITRAMPVVASHTAHGIAGPHAVLAVEGDGAAVKAIACRLETEYAYGRLLDIDVYDAAGAAVSSPSRGPGRTCFVCDDLAVACMRERRHTLPEIMAAVERLFTAFHAAMSRGVSENAAYYASLGLEAMLHEAASFPSPGLVDPFHTGSHKDMDFFTFQRSSAALSFGLARCAEAGIRHEGEARNLLPVLRRIGLEAEKDMFRATNGVNTQKGLLFSMGLALGATGLLVRDGLPVTPPNVSAVLREMTAGLVERELGGATPRTAGERMFRDFGISGIRGEMEAGLPSVLKAGLPTLESALGRGEGCNRALIRTLIALMAEVDDTTILARSPKLESLRMIQEKARTVQHGRLLDQDSWQDALWRLDGEFVRANLSPGGSADLLAVTWFLYRANGGTVHP; encoded by the coding sequence ATGGCCGCGATTACCCTGGAAGAACTCCTTGCCGCCAAGGAAGCGCGCGCGTTGCGCCGCGAACGCATGCGCGCGGAATATCCCGGAACGGGTGTGAGCCTTTCCGTCAATATTCCCGGCGCGGAAAAAGACTCCCCCCGCATACGGGCGCTGTTCGGGCACGCGTTGGAACGCATAACCCGCGCGATGCCGGTCGTGGCGTCGCACACCGCGCACGGCATAGCCGGGCCGCACGCCGTTTTGGCCGTGGAAGGCGACGGGGCGGCCGTCAAGGCTATAGCCTGCCGCCTGGAAACGGAATATGCCTACGGCCGGCTGCTGGATATCGATGTATACGACGCGGCGGGCGCGGCCGTATCCTCCCCCTCGCGGGGGCCGGGCCGGACCTGCTTCGTCTGCGACGATCTGGCCGTCGCCTGCATGCGGGAGAGGCGCCACACGCTGCCGGAGATCATGGCGGCGGTCGAGCGGCTTTTTACGGCGTTTCATGCGGCCATGAGCCGCGGCGTCTCGGAAAACGCGGCGTATTACGCCTCCCTCGGGCTGGAAGCCATGCTGCACGAGGCGGCGTCCTTCCCGTCGCCGGGGCTGGTTGATCCTTTCCACACCGGTTCGCACAAGGATATGGACTTTTTTACCTTCCAACGCAGTTCCGCCGCCTTGTCCTTCGGGCTGGCGCGCTGCGCCGAGGCGGGCATCCGGCACGAGGGGGAGGCGCGGAACCTGCTCCCCGTTCTGCGCCGGATAGGCCTGGAAGCGGAAAAAGACATGTTCCGCGCGACGAACGGCGTCAATACCCAGAAGGGGTTGCTTTTTTCCATGGGGTTGGCCTTGGGCGCAACCGGCCTTCTTGTCCGGGACGGCCTGCCGGTAACGCCCCCAAACGTGAGCGCGGTCCTGCGGGAAATGACGGCGGGCCTCGTGGAGAGGGAATTGGGGGGCGCCACCCCCCGCACGGCGGGGGAGCGGATGTTCCGCGATTTCGGGATTTCCGGCATCCGGGGAGAAATGGAAGCCGGGCTGCCCTCCGTGCTGAAAGCCGGGCTGCCCACGCTGGAAAGCGCCCTCGGCCGGGGAGAGGGCTGTAACCGCGCTCTCATCCGCACGCTCATCGCCCTCATGGCCGAGGTGGACGACACGACCATCCTGGCCCGGTCGCCCAAACTCGAATCCTTGCGCATGATCCAGGAGAAAGCCCGCACGGTACAACACGGCCGGTTGCTGGACCAGGATTCGTGGCAGGATGCGTTGTGGCGGCTGGACGGAGAATTCGTGCGCGCGAACCTCAGCCCCGGCGGCTCAGCCGACTTGTTGGCTGTGACCTGGTTTCTTTACCGGGCGAACGGGGGCACGGTTCATCCATAA
- a CDS encoding hypothetical protein (Evidence 5 : No homology to any previously reported sequences): protein MQGAGSWKPVPVPPRGYIAGEGIDEEGASGSRLSGVSAGGVAAGGKPMPQTRGAMVQRPDAPRHMTTTSASPREEKSDARRQVSPAPERYSCSRTIRRLSPKAGSLTVPTAPEVPGVRLRMNCSTGEYTRVGRTGSGAVKNAQPDDAAQSSMIGSILSFWQNSMVIHLEAIAQHAGHVIQKQKKGESTLGLEIAQAAERVPYLVVVAFISRCYRHF, encoded by the coding sequence TTGCAGGGTGCGGGGTCTTGGAAGCCTGTTCCGGTTCCGCCCCGTGGTTATATCGCGGGAGAGGGAATCGATGAAGAGGGCGCTTCCGGCTCCCGGCTGTCCGGCGTTTCCGCCGGAGGCGTTGCCGCGGGCGGCAAGCCTATGCCCCAAACGCGCGGGGCCATGGTCCAGAGGCCGGACGCGCCGCGGCACATGACGACCACCTCGGCTTCACCGCGCGAAGAAAAAAGCGACGCACGGCGGCAGGTTTCTCCCGCGCCTGAAAGATATTCCTGTTCCAGGACGATCCGCAGATTGTCGCCGAAGGCGGGATCGCTCACCGTGCCCACGGCGCCGGAGGTGCCGGGCGTGCGGCTGAGGATGAACTGCTCCACCGGAGAATACACCCGCGTGGGGAGGACCGGATCGGGTGCGGTAAAAAACGCGCAGCCGGACGATGCGGCACAGAGCAGCATGATCGGCAGCATTCTGAGTTTCTGGCAAAATTCCATGGTTATCCACTTGGAGGCAATAGCCCAGCACGCCGGGCACGTCATTCAAAAACAAAAGAAGGGCGAGAGTACTCTTGGTTTGGAAATAGCGCAAGCGGCGGAGCGGGTCCCATATTTGGTTGTTGTTGCTTTTATTTCCCGATGCTACAGACATTTCTGA
- a CDS encoding conserved exported hypothetical protein (Evidence 4 : Homologs of previously reported genes of unknown function), with the protein MEFCQKLRMLPIMLLCAASSGCAFFTAPDPVLPTRVYSPVEQFILSRTPGTSGAVGTVSDPAFGDNLRIVLEQEYLSGAGETCRRASLFSSRGEAEVVVMCRGASGLWTMAPRVWGIGLPPAATPPAETPDSREPEAPSSSIPSPAI; encoded by the coding sequence ATGGAATTTTGCCAGAAACTCAGAATGCTGCCGATCATGCTGCTCTGTGCCGCATCGTCCGGCTGCGCGTTTTTTACCGCACCCGATCCGGTCCTCCCCACGCGGGTGTATTCTCCGGTGGAGCAGTTCATCCTCAGCCGCACGCCCGGCACCTCCGGCGCCGTGGGCACGGTGAGCGATCCCGCCTTCGGCGACAATCTGCGGATCGTCCTGGAACAGGAATATCTTTCAGGCGCGGGAGAAACCTGCCGCCGTGCGTCGCTTTTTTCTTCGCGCGGTGAAGCCGAGGTGGTCGTCATGTGCCGCGGCGCGTCCGGCCTCTGGACCATGGCCCCGCGCGTTTGGGGCATAGGCTTGCCGCCCGCGGCAACGCCTCCGGCGGAAACGCCGGACAGCCGGGAGCCGGAAGCGCCCTCTTCATCGATTCCCTCTCCCGCGATATAA
- a CDS encoding Polysaccharide export protein, with translation MLHILPSKRNKHRPARRAFFLTALCCAFAALMAAASPAAAAEGTGAAADPAPFAANLFQGNFAHSKPESREITPGDRILLRLWGGSSFDGTLTVDDQGDIDLPGVGAMTLAGLQESQLGEALRSKLNAAGQESSQIYCRVLNAQPIALVVTGYVMKPGRYSGAASDSVLAFLDRAGGIDPKRGSYRSIHILRGGAQQASFDLYPFVLRGELPAFRLRNNDTIVVREKGISVNATGESRNAARFELRQGEGLGETLMALAEPLPKASHVSISGTRNGAPYNQYLPLRDFRTTPLADGDRVQFLADTPGDTIMVEVTGAIRGASRFPLRNGARLRDLQNYIAVDPVRANLSGLYIKRKSVADRQKRAIADALRRLEQSSMTATSASAEEAQIRSHEADMIAKFAEKARAVEPEGIVVVGEGGKVADIALEDGDIVVIPERSDVVLVNGEVVMPQALVWSAKRSVDAYVEGAGGFTNRADTSRVILIRPNGEVVTRSGDVQPGDQLIVLPRFESKNLQTVKDISQIVYQIAVAAKMVIPF, from the coding sequence ATGCTCCACATCCTTCCATCAAAGAGAAACAAACACCGCCCCGCCCGGCGGGCGTTCTTTCTTACCGCCTTGTGCTGCGCCTTTGCCGCGCTTATGGCCGCCGCATCGCCGGCTGCCGCCGCCGAGGGAACGGGCGCGGCCGCTGACCCCGCGCCCTTTGCCGCCAACCTTTTTCAAGGCAACTTCGCCCATTCCAAGCCGGAATCGCGGGAAATTACGCCGGGAGACAGGATACTGCTCCGCCTCTGGGGCGGCTCTTCCTTTGACGGCACCCTGACCGTGGACGATCAGGGCGATATCGACCTGCCGGGGGTGGGCGCCATGACGCTGGCCGGCCTGCAGGAAAGCCAGCTCGGCGAAGCCCTGCGCAGCAAACTGAACGCCGCCGGGCAGGAAAGCTCCCAGATCTATTGCCGGGTGCTCAACGCGCAGCCCATCGCCCTCGTGGTCACCGGCTACGTCATGAAGCCCGGACGGTACAGCGGCGCGGCGTCCGATTCCGTGCTGGCCTTTCTCGACCGCGCCGGGGGCATTGATCCCAAACGCGGCAGCTACCGGAGCATCCACATTTTGCGCGGCGGCGCGCAGCAGGCCTCTTTCGACCTGTATCCCTTTGTCCTGCGCGGCGAACTGCCCGCCTTCCGCCTGCGGAACAACGACACCATCGTGGTGCGGGAAAAAGGCATTTCCGTGAACGCCACGGGGGAAAGCCGCAATGCCGCTCGCTTTGAGCTGCGTCAGGGCGAAGGCCTAGGCGAAACGCTGATGGCCCTGGCCGAGCCCTTGCCCAAAGCCTCGCACGTCAGCATCAGCGGCACGCGCAATGGCGCTCCGTACAACCAGTATCTTCCCCTGCGGGACTTCCGGACAACGCCTCTCGCCGACGGGGACAGGGTGCAGTTTCTGGCGGACACGCCGGGCGACACCATCATGGTCGAGGTTACCGGCGCCATCCGGGGCGCTTCGCGTTTTCCCCTGCGCAACGGGGCCCGCCTGCGCGATTTGCAGAATTATATTGCCGTGGACCCCGTGCGGGCGAATCTGTCCGGGTTGTATATCAAGCGGAAAAGCGTGGCCGACCGCCAGAAGAGAGCCATCGCCGACGCATTGCGCCGCCTGGAGCAAAGCTCCATGACGGCCACCTCCGCCAGCGCCGAGGAAGCCCAGATCCGCTCGCATGAGGCGGACATGATCGCCAAATTCGCCGAAAAAGCGCGCGCCGTGGAGCCGGAAGGCATCGTCGTGGTGGGCGAAGGCGGCAAAGTGGCGGACATCGCCCTGGAAGACGGCGATATCGTGGTCATTCCCGAGCGCAGCGATGTGGTCCTGGTCAACGGCGAGGTCGTCATGCCGCAGGCCCTGGTCTGGAGCGCCAAAAGGTCCGTGGACGCCTATGTGGAAGGCGCGGGCGGCTTTACCAACCGGGCGGATACCTCCAGGGTCATCCTGATCCGTCCCAACGGGGAGGTCGTCACCAGGAGCGGCGACGTACAACCCGGCGACCAGCTGATCGTGCTGCCCCGCTTTGAGTCCAAAAACCTCCAGACGGTCAAGGACATCTCGCAAATCGTGTACCAGATCGCCGTGGCCGCGAAGATGGTGATCCCGTTCTGA
- a CDS encoding Excinuclease ABC C subunit domain protein (modular protein) encodes MSSAAPRDTGAAPAPRESPETPASDADSWKVYLLECADGTYYCGVAKHLDRRLAQHNGLRPGGAKYTRARRPVTLLAFRICPDKRCAYRLEYAVKTAPREKKRKILLSEDLPGAL; translated from the coding sequence ATGAGCTCTGCCGCGCCCCGTGATACCGGCGCGGCTCCCGCGCCGCGCGAATCCCCGGAAACGCCCGCAAGCGATGCGGATTCCTGGAAGGTCTATCTTCTGGAATGCGCGGACGGCACCTACTACTGCGGCGTTGCCAAACATCTTGACCGCCGCCTGGCGCAACATAACGGCCTCCGGCCGGGAGGGGCGAAATATACCCGCGCGCGGCGCCCCGTAACGCTTTTGGCGTTCCGGATCTGCCCCGACAAACGATGCGCCTACCGCCTTGAATACGCGGTCAAAACCGCGCCGCGCGAGAAAAAACGGAAGATTCTCCTGTCCGAAGACCTGCCCGGCGCACTCTGA